A part of Lagopus muta isolate bLagMut1 chromosome 26, bLagMut1 primary, whole genome shotgun sequence genomic DNA contains:
- the TCF3 gene encoding transcription factor E2-alpha isoform X2 — MNQQQQRMAAVGTDKELSDLLDFSMMFPLPVANGKNRPTTLASTQFGGSGLDERPGSGSWGTGDQNSSTFDQGRQSYGEGPHYGEHRDLPSHNSLSSSPFLGPGLVGKSGERASYSTFGRDAAGMPGLSQTGFLPSEMGIASPSTLSPTGVKGGSQYFSYPNNPRRRGAESSIDGQPKKVRKVPPGLPSSVYPSNSGDDYSRDPAGYTPSKPPSTVYPGAFYMADGLHNSPDLWSSPGAMSQSSYGAMLGSSSSPLPQSASFNSLHQHERMNYQLHSGEVNGGLPSVSGFSSASTPYGVSSHTPPISGTETMMGNRGTTAGSSGDALGKALASIYSPDHSSNNFSSNPSTPVGSPQGLAGTSQWSRAGGQGALSPSYEGSLHTLQNKMEDRLDEAIHVLRNHAVGQTAAMPSNHGDMHGLLGSAPAHSAAVGSLGQAFPASVMSLGGRHPSLVGGGHPEDGLSSTPSMLHNHVTLPSQPSSLPDLNRQQDTYSGLSGGLGRSSVSSGTNEIKREEKEDEENTSVADNSEEEKKELKPSRNRTRCSLNSQDEDEEDDLLPPEQKAERERERRVANNARERLRVRDINEAFKELGRMCQLHLNSEKPQTKLLILHQAVSVILNLEQQVRERNLNPKAACLKRREEEKVSGVVGDPQMTLSASHPGLGDAHNPVGHM, encoded by the exons GTTTGGATGAAAGACCGGGATCAGGTTCCTGGGGAACGGGAGATCAAAACAGCTCCACGTTTGACCAAGGAAGg CAGAGCTATGGTGAAGGCCCCCATTATGGTGAGCACCGGGACCTGCCGTCGCACAACAGCTTGTCTTCATCTCCATTCCTGGGACCTGGACTAGTGG GGAAGAGCGGTGAAAGAGCCTCGTACTCCACTTTTGGAAGAGACGCCGCCGGGATGCCAGGGCTGAGCCAG ACTGGTTTCCTGCCCAGCGAAATGGGAATCGCCAGTCCGAGCACGCTTTCCCCCACCGGAGTGAAGGGGGGGtctcagtatttttcttacCCCAACAATCCTCGCAGGAGAGGTGCTGAGAGCAGCATAG ATGGACAGCCCAAAAAGGTTCGGAAGGTGCCTCCTGGACTCCCCTCCTCG GTGTATCCATCCAACTCAGGTGATGACTACAGCAGGGATCCGGCTGGATACACTCCCTCAAAACCTCCCAGCACTGTATACCCCGGAGCCTTCTATATGGCAG aCGGGCTTCACAACTCGCCAGACCTGTGGAGCTCCCCTGGTGCCATGAGCCAGTCCAGCTACGGGGCCATGCTGGGCAgttcctcctcccctctcccacaGTCTGCCAGCTTCAACAGTTTACATCAGCACGAACGCATG aACTACCAGCTGCATTCAGGAGAGGTGAATGGCGGGCTGCCCTCCGTGTCAggcttctcctctgcctccacCCCATATGGCGTCTCCAGCCACACACCGCCGATCAGTGGGACCGAGACCATGATGG GTAACAGAGGAACCACGGCTGGGAGCTCGGGAGACGCTCTTGGGAAGGCACTAGCTTCA ATTTATTCCCCAGATCACTCTAGCAATAACTTCTCATCAAACCCCTCCACACCGGTCGGCTCCCCGCAGGGCCTTGCAG GCACATCCCAGTGGTCTCGAGCGGGCGGACAGGGTGCCTTATCTCCCAGCTACGAAGGGAGCCTCCACACTTTA caaaacaaaatggaagacAGGTTGGACGAAGCCATCCACGTGCTGAGGAATCACGCCGTGGGCCAGACGGCCGCCATGCCAAGCAACCACGGGGACATGCatgggctgctgggctctgctcccgcacacagtgctgctgtgggcagcctgggccaGGCCTTCCCTGCCTCTGTCATGTCCCTGGGGGGTCGACACCCCAGCCTG GTGGGAGGAGGTCACCCTGAAGACGGGCTGTCCAGCACCCCCAGCATGCTCCACAACCATGTCACACTTCCATCACAGCCCAGCTCACTCCCTGACCTCAACAGGCAGCAGGACACGTACAGTG GCTTGTCAGGGGGGCTGGGGCGAAGCAGCGTCTCCTCGGGAACCAACGAGATaaagagggaagagaaggaggatgAGGAGAACACATCAGTGGCAGATAACTCtgaagaggagaagaaggagCTGAAACCCTCCCGGAATAGAACAAGGTGCTCTTTGAACAG TCaagatgaggatgaggaggacGATCTTCTTCCCCCAGAGCAAAAAGCcgagagagaaagagaaaggagggtCGCCAATAATGCCCGTGAGCGCCTGCGGGTCCGGGACATCAACGAGGCCTTTAAAGAGCTCGGACGCATGTGCCAACTCCACCTAAACAGCGAAAAACCACAGACCAAACTGCTAATCCTCCACCAGGCCGTATCAGTCATACTGAACCTGGAGCAACAAGTTAGAG AGCGCAATCTGAACCCCAAAGCTGCCTGCTTGAAACGTCGGGAAGAGGAGAAAGTATCCGGAGTGGTGGGAGACCCCCAGATGACACTTTCAGCTTCGCATCCTGGTCTCGGAGACGCTCACAACCCCGTTGGACACATGTAA
- the TCF3 gene encoding transcription factor E2-alpha isoform X14, with protein MNQQQQRMAAVGTDKELSDLLDFSMMFPLPVANGKNRPTTLASTQFGGSGLDERPGSGSWGTGDQNSSTFDQGRSYGEGPHYGEHRDLPSHNSLSSSPFLGPGLVGKSGERASYSTFGRDAAGMPGLSQTGFLPSEMGIASPSTLSPTGVKGGSQYFSYPNNPRRRGAESSIDGQPKKVRKVPPGLPSSVYPSNSGDDYSRDPAGYTPSKPPSTVYPGAFYMADGLHNSPDLWSSPGAMSQSSYGAMLGSSSSPLPQSASFNSLHQHERMNYQLHSGEVNGGLPSVSGFSSASTPYGVSSHTPPISGTETMMGNRGTTAGSSGDALGKALASIYSPDHSSNNFSSNPSTPVGSPQGLAGTSQWSRAGGQGALSPSYEGSLHTLQNKMEDRLDEAIHVLRNHAVGQTAAMPSNHGDMHGLLGSAPAHSAAVGSLGQAFPASVMSLGGRHPSLVGGGHPEDGLSSTPSMLHNHVTLPSQPSSLPDLNRQQDTYSGLSGGLGRSSVSSGTNEIKREEKEDEENTSVADNSEEEKKELKPSRNRTSQDEDEEDDLLPPEQKAERERERRVANNARERLRVRDINEAFKELGRMCQLHLNSEKPQTKLLILHQAVSVILNLEQQVRERNLNPKAACLKRREEEKVSGVVGDPQMTLSASHPGLGDAHNPVGHM; from the exons GTTTGGATGAAAGACCGGGATCAGGTTCCTGGGGAACGGGAGATCAAAACAGCTCCACGTTTGACCAAGGAAGg AGCTATGGTGAAGGCCCCCATTATGGTGAGCACCGGGACCTGCCGTCGCACAACAGCTTGTCTTCATCTCCATTCCTGGGACCTGGACTAGTGG GGAAGAGCGGTGAAAGAGCCTCGTACTCCACTTTTGGAAGAGACGCCGCCGGGATGCCAGGGCTGAGCCAG ACTGGTTTCCTGCCCAGCGAAATGGGAATCGCCAGTCCGAGCACGCTTTCCCCCACCGGAGTGAAGGGGGGGtctcagtatttttcttacCCCAACAATCCTCGCAGGAGAGGTGCTGAGAGCAGCATAG ATGGACAGCCCAAAAAGGTTCGGAAGGTGCCTCCTGGACTCCCCTCCTCG GTGTATCCATCCAACTCAGGTGATGACTACAGCAGGGATCCGGCTGGATACACTCCCTCAAAACCTCCCAGCACTGTATACCCCGGAGCCTTCTATATGGCAG aCGGGCTTCACAACTCGCCAGACCTGTGGAGCTCCCCTGGTGCCATGAGCCAGTCCAGCTACGGGGCCATGCTGGGCAgttcctcctcccctctcccacaGTCTGCCAGCTTCAACAGTTTACATCAGCACGAACGCATG aACTACCAGCTGCATTCAGGAGAGGTGAATGGCGGGCTGCCCTCCGTGTCAggcttctcctctgcctccacCCCATATGGCGTCTCCAGCCACACACCGCCGATCAGTGGGACCGAGACCATGATGG GTAACAGAGGAACCACGGCTGGGAGCTCGGGAGACGCTCTTGGGAAGGCACTAGCTTCA ATTTATTCCCCAGATCACTCTAGCAATAACTTCTCATCAAACCCCTCCACACCGGTCGGCTCCCCGCAGGGCCTTGCAG GCACATCCCAGTGGTCTCGAGCGGGCGGACAGGGTGCCTTATCTCCCAGCTACGAAGGGAGCCTCCACACTTTA caaaacaaaatggaagacAGGTTGGACGAAGCCATCCACGTGCTGAGGAATCACGCCGTGGGCCAGACGGCCGCCATGCCAAGCAACCACGGGGACATGCatgggctgctgggctctgctcccgcacacagtgctgctgtgggcagcctgggccaGGCCTTCCCTGCCTCTGTCATGTCCCTGGGGGGTCGACACCCCAGCCTG GTGGGAGGAGGTCACCCTGAAGACGGGCTGTCCAGCACCCCCAGCATGCTCCACAACCATGTCACACTTCCATCACAGCCCAGCTCACTCCCTGACCTCAACAGGCAGCAGGACACGTACAGTG GCTTGTCAGGGGGGCTGGGGCGAAGCAGCGTCTCCTCGGGAACCAACGAGATaaagagggaagagaaggaggatgAGGAGAACACATCAGTGGCAGATAACTCtgaagaggagaagaaggagCTGAAACCCTCCCGGAATAGAACAAG TCaagatgaggatgaggaggacGATCTTCTTCCCCCAGAGCAAAAAGCcgagagagaaagagaaaggagggtCGCCAATAATGCCCGTGAGCGCCTGCGGGTCCGGGACATCAACGAGGCCTTTAAAGAGCTCGGACGCATGTGCCAACTCCACCTAAACAGCGAAAAACCACAGACCAAACTGCTAATCCTCCACCAGGCCGTATCAGTCATACTGAACCTGGAGCAACAAGTTAGAG AGCGCAATCTGAACCCCAAAGCTGCCTGCTTGAAACGTCGGGAAGAGGAGAAAGTATCCGGAGTGGTGGGAGACCCCCAGATGACACTTTCAGCTTCGCATCCTGGTCTCGGAGACGCTCACAACCCCGTTGGACACATGTAA
- the TCF3 gene encoding transcription factor E2-alpha isoform X5, producing the protein MNQQQQRMAAVGTDKELSDLLDFSMMFPLPVANGKNRPTTLASTQFGGSGLDERPGSGSWGTGDQNSSTFDQGRQSYGEGPHYGEHRDLPSHNSLSSSPFLGPGLVGKSGERASYSTFGRDAAGMPGLSQTGFLPSEMGIASPSTLSPTGVKGGSQYFSYPNNPRRRGAESSIADGQPKKVRKVPPGLPSSVYPSNSGDDYSRDPAGYTPSKPPSTVYPGAFYMADGLHNSPDLWSSPGAMSQSSYGAMLGSSSSPLPQSASFNSLHQHERMNYQLHSGEVNGGLPSVSGFSSASTPYGVSSHTPPISGTETMMGNRGTTAGSSGDALGKALASIYSPDHSSNNFSSNPSTPVGSPQGLAGTSQWSRAGGQGALSPSYEGSLHTLQNKMEDRLDEAIHVLRNHAVGQTAAMPSNHGDMHGLLGSAPAHSAAVGSLGQAFPASVMSLGGRHPSLVGGGHPEDGLSSTPSMLHNHVTLPSQPSSLPDLNRQQDTYSGLSGGLGRSSVSSGTNEIKREEKEDEENTSVADNSEEEKKELKPSRNRTRCSLNSSTDEALSLEDKDLRDRERRMANNARERVRVRDINEAFKELGRMCQMHLKTDKAQTKLIILQQAVQVILGLEQQVRERNLNPKAACLKRREEEKVSGVVGDPQMTLSASHPGLGDAHNPVGHM; encoded by the exons GTTTGGATGAAAGACCGGGATCAGGTTCCTGGGGAACGGGAGATCAAAACAGCTCCACGTTTGACCAAGGAAGg CAGAGCTATGGTGAAGGCCCCCATTATGGTGAGCACCGGGACCTGCCGTCGCACAACAGCTTGTCTTCATCTCCATTCCTGGGACCTGGACTAGTGG GGAAGAGCGGTGAAAGAGCCTCGTACTCCACTTTTGGAAGAGACGCCGCCGGGATGCCAGGGCTGAGCCAG ACTGGTTTCCTGCCCAGCGAAATGGGAATCGCCAGTCCGAGCACGCTTTCCCCCACCGGAGTGAAGGGGGGGtctcagtatttttcttacCCCAACAATCCTCGCAGGAGAGGTGCTGAGAGCAGCATAG CAGATGGACAGCCCAAAAAGGTTCGGAAGGTGCCTCCTGGACTCCCCTCCTCG GTGTATCCATCCAACTCAGGTGATGACTACAGCAGGGATCCGGCTGGATACACTCCCTCAAAACCTCCCAGCACTGTATACCCCGGAGCCTTCTATATGGCAG aCGGGCTTCACAACTCGCCAGACCTGTGGAGCTCCCCTGGTGCCATGAGCCAGTCCAGCTACGGGGCCATGCTGGGCAgttcctcctcccctctcccacaGTCTGCCAGCTTCAACAGTTTACATCAGCACGAACGCATG aACTACCAGCTGCATTCAGGAGAGGTGAATGGCGGGCTGCCCTCCGTGTCAggcttctcctctgcctccacCCCATATGGCGTCTCCAGCCACACACCGCCGATCAGTGGGACCGAGACCATGATGG GTAACAGAGGAACCACGGCTGGGAGCTCGGGAGACGCTCTTGGGAAGGCACTAGCTTCA ATTTATTCCCCAGATCACTCTAGCAATAACTTCTCATCAAACCCCTCCACACCGGTCGGCTCCCCGCAGGGCCTTGCAG GCACATCCCAGTGGTCTCGAGCGGGCGGACAGGGTGCCTTATCTCCCAGCTACGAAGGGAGCCTCCACACTTTA caaaacaaaatggaagacAGGTTGGACGAAGCCATCCACGTGCTGAGGAATCACGCCGTGGGCCAGACGGCCGCCATGCCAAGCAACCACGGGGACATGCatgggctgctgggctctgctcccgcacacagtgctgctgtgggcagcctgggccaGGCCTTCCCTGCCTCTGTCATGTCCCTGGGGGGTCGACACCCCAGCCTG GTGGGAGGAGGTCACCCTGAAGACGGGCTGTCCAGCACCCCCAGCATGCTCCACAACCATGTCACACTTCCATCACAGCCCAGCTCACTCCCTGACCTCAACAGGCAGCAGGACACGTACAGTG GCTTGTCAGGGGGGCTGGGGCGAAGCAGCGTCTCCTCGGGAACCAACGAGATaaagagggaagagaaggaggatgAGGAGAACACATCAGTGGCAGATAACTCtgaagaggagaagaaggagCTGAAACCCTCCCGGAATAGAACAAGGTGCTCTTTGAACAG CAGTACAGACGAGGCCTTATCACTGGAGGACAAAGATCTGAGGGACCGGGAGAGGAGAATGGCCAATAACGCCAGGGAGAGGGTGCGCGTGCGGGACATTAACGAGGCCTTTAAGGAGCTGGGACGCATGTGTCAGATGCACTTAAAAACGGACAAAGCACAGACCAAACTGATCATCCTCCAGCAAGCGGTGCAGGTCATTCTGGGCCTGGAGCAGCAAGTACGAG AGCGCAATCTGAACCCCAAAGCTGCCTGCTTGAAACGTCGGGAAGAGGAGAAAGTATCCGGAGTGGTGGGAGACCCCCAGATGACACTTTCAGCTTCGCATCCTGGTCTCGGAGACGCTCACAACCCCGTTGGACACATGTAA
- the TCF3 gene encoding transcription factor E2-alpha isoform X3, translating to MNQQQQRMAAVGTDKELSDLLDFSMMFPLPVANGKNRPTTLASTQFGGSGLDERPGSGSWGTGDQNSSTFDQGRSYGEGPHYGEHRDLPSHNSLSSSPFLGPGLVGKSGERASYSTFGRDAAGMPGLSQTGFLPSEMGIASPSTLSPTGVKGGSQYFSYPNNPRRRGAESSIADGQPKKVRKVPPGLPSSVYPSNSGDDYSRDPAGYTPSKPPSTVYPGAFYMADGLHNSPDLWSSPGAMSQSSYGAMLGSSSSPLPQSASFNSLHQHERMNYQLHSGEVNGGLPSVSGFSSASTPYGVSSHTPPISGTETMMGNRGTTAGSSGDALGKALASIYSPDHSSNNFSSNPSTPVGSPQGLAGTSQWSRAGGQGALSPSYEGSLHTLQNKMEDRLDEAIHVLRNHAVGQTAAMPSNHGDMHGLLGSAPAHSAAVGSLGQAFPASVMSLGGRHPSLVGGGHPEDGLSSTPSMLHNHVTLPSQPSSLPDLNRQQDTYSGLSGGLGRSSVSSGTNEIKREEKEDEENTSVADNSEEEKKELKPSRNRTRCSLNSQDEDEEDDLLPPEQKAERERERRVANNARERLRVRDINEAFKELGRMCQLHLNSEKPQTKLLILHQAVSVILNLEQQVRERNLNPKAACLKRREEEKVSGVVGDPQMTLSASHPGLGDAHNPVGHM from the exons GTTTGGATGAAAGACCGGGATCAGGTTCCTGGGGAACGGGAGATCAAAACAGCTCCACGTTTGACCAAGGAAGg AGCTATGGTGAAGGCCCCCATTATGGTGAGCACCGGGACCTGCCGTCGCACAACAGCTTGTCTTCATCTCCATTCCTGGGACCTGGACTAGTGG GGAAGAGCGGTGAAAGAGCCTCGTACTCCACTTTTGGAAGAGACGCCGCCGGGATGCCAGGGCTGAGCCAG ACTGGTTTCCTGCCCAGCGAAATGGGAATCGCCAGTCCGAGCACGCTTTCCCCCACCGGAGTGAAGGGGGGGtctcagtatttttcttacCCCAACAATCCTCGCAGGAGAGGTGCTGAGAGCAGCATAG CAGATGGACAGCCCAAAAAGGTTCGGAAGGTGCCTCCTGGACTCCCCTCCTCG GTGTATCCATCCAACTCAGGTGATGACTACAGCAGGGATCCGGCTGGATACACTCCCTCAAAACCTCCCAGCACTGTATACCCCGGAGCCTTCTATATGGCAG aCGGGCTTCACAACTCGCCAGACCTGTGGAGCTCCCCTGGTGCCATGAGCCAGTCCAGCTACGGGGCCATGCTGGGCAgttcctcctcccctctcccacaGTCTGCCAGCTTCAACAGTTTACATCAGCACGAACGCATG aACTACCAGCTGCATTCAGGAGAGGTGAATGGCGGGCTGCCCTCCGTGTCAggcttctcctctgcctccacCCCATATGGCGTCTCCAGCCACACACCGCCGATCAGTGGGACCGAGACCATGATGG GTAACAGAGGAACCACGGCTGGGAGCTCGGGAGACGCTCTTGGGAAGGCACTAGCTTCA ATTTATTCCCCAGATCACTCTAGCAATAACTTCTCATCAAACCCCTCCACACCGGTCGGCTCCCCGCAGGGCCTTGCAG GCACATCCCAGTGGTCTCGAGCGGGCGGACAGGGTGCCTTATCTCCCAGCTACGAAGGGAGCCTCCACACTTTA caaaacaaaatggaagacAGGTTGGACGAAGCCATCCACGTGCTGAGGAATCACGCCGTGGGCCAGACGGCCGCCATGCCAAGCAACCACGGGGACATGCatgggctgctgggctctgctcccgcacacagtgctgctgtgggcagcctgggccaGGCCTTCCCTGCCTCTGTCATGTCCCTGGGGGGTCGACACCCCAGCCTG GTGGGAGGAGGTCACCCTGAAGACGGGCTGTCCAGCACCCCCAGCATGCTCCACAACCATGTCACACTTCCATCACAGCCCAGCTCACTCCCTGACCTCAACAGGCAGCAGGACACGTACAGTG GCTTGTCAGGGGGGCTGGGGCGAAGCAGCGTCTCCTCGGGAACCAACGAGATaaagagggaagagaaggaggatgAGGAGAACACATCAGTGGCAGATAACTCtgaagaggagaagaaggagCTGAAACCCTCCCGGAATAGAACAAGGTGCTCTTTGAACAG TCaagatgaggatgaggaggacGATCTTCTTCCCCCAGAGCAAAAAGCcgagagagaaagagaaaggagggtCGCCAATAATGCCCGTGAGCGCCTGCGGGTCCGGGACATCAACGAGGCCTTTAAAGAGCTCGGACGCATGTGCCAACTCCACCTAAACAGCGAAAAACCACAGACCAAACTGCTAATCCTCCACCAGGCCGTATCAGTCATACTGAACCTGGAGCAACAAGTTAGAG AGCGCAATCTGAACCCCAAAGCTGCCTGCTTGAAACGTCGGGAAGAGGAGAAAGTATCCGGAGTGGTGGGAGACCCCCAGATGACACTTTCAGCTTCGCATCCTGGTCTCGGAGACGCTCACAACCCCGTTGGACACATGTAA
- the TCF3 gene encoding transcription factor E2-alpha isoform X12 — protein MAALHGLHRGLDERPGSGSWGTGDQNSSTFDQGRSYGEGPHYGEHRDLPSHNSLSSSPFLGPGLVGKSGERASYSTFGRDAAGMPGLSQTGFLPSEMGIASPSTLSPTGVKGGSQYFSYPNNPRRRGAESSIADGQPKKVRKVPPGLPSSVYPSNSGDDYSRDPAGYTPSKPPSTVYPGAFYMADGLHNSPDLWSSPGAMSQSSYGAMLGSSSSPLPQSASFNSLHQHERMNYQLHSGEVNGGLPSVSGFSSASTPYGVSSHTPPISGTETMMGNRGTTAGSSGDALGKALASIYSPDHSSNNFSSNPSTPVGSPQGLAGTSQWSRAGGQGALSPSYEGSLHTLQNKMEDRLDEAIHVLRNHAVGQTAAMPSNHGDMHGLLGSAPAHSAAVGSLGQAFPASVMSLGGRHPSLVGGGHPEDGLSSTPSMLHNHVTLPSQPSSLPDLNRQQDTYSGLSGGLGRSSVSSGTNEIKREEKEDEENTSVADNSEEEKKELKPSRNRTRCSLNSQDEDEEDDLLPPEQKAERERERRVANNARERLRVRDINEAFKELGRMCQLHLNSEKPQTKLLILHQAVSVILNLEQQVRERNLNPKAACLKRREEEKVSGVVGDPQMTLSASHPGLGDAHNPVGHM, from the exons GTTTGGATGAAAGACCGGGATCAGGTTCCTGGGGAACGGGAGATCAAAACAGCTCCACGTTTGACCAAGGAAGg AGCTATGGTGAAGGCCCCCATTATGGTGAGCACCGGGACCTGCCGTCGCACAACAGCTTGTCTTCATCTCCATTCCTGGGACCTGGACTAGTGG GGAAGAGCGGTGAAAGAGCCTCGTACTCCACTTTTGGAAGAGACGCCGCCGGGATGCCAGGGCTGAGCCAG ACTGGTTTCCTGCCCAGCGAAATGGGAATCGCCAGTCCGAGCACGCTTTCCCCCACCGGAGTGAAGGGGGGGtctcagtatttttcttacCCCAACAATCCTCGCAGGAGAGGTGCTGAGAGCAGCATAG CAGATGGACAGCCCAAAAAGGTTCGGAAGGTGCCTCCTGGACTCCCCTCCTCG GTGTATCCATCCAACTCAGGTGATGACTACAGCAGGGATCCGGCTGGATACACTCCCTCAAAACCTCCCAGCACTGTATACCCCGGAGCCTTCTATATGGCAG aCGGGCTTCACAACTCGCCAGACCTGTGGAGCTCCCCTGGTGCCATGAGCCAGTCCAGCTACGGGGCCATGCTGGGCAgttcctcctcccctctcccacaGTCTGCCAGCTTCAACAGTTTACATCAGCACGAACGCATG aACTACCAGCTGCATTCAGGAGAGGTGAATGGCGGGCTGCCCTCCGTGTCAggcttctcctctgcctccacCCCATATGGCGTCTCCAGCCACACACCGCCGATCAGTGGGACCGAGACCATGATGG GTAACAGAGGAACCACGGCTGGGAGCTCGGGAGACGCTCTTGGGAAGGCACTAGCTTCA ATTTATTCCCCAGATCACTCTAGCAATAACTTCTCATCAAACCCCTCCACACCGGTCGGCTCCCCGCAGGGCCTTGCAG GCACATCCCAGTGGTCTCGAGCGGGCGGACAGGGTGCCTTATCTCCCAGCTACGAAGGGAGCCTCCACACTTTA caaaacaaaatggaagacAGGTTGGACGAAGCCATCCACGTGCTGAGGAATCACGCCGTGGGCCAGACGGCCGCCATGCCAAGCAACCACGGGGACATGCatgggctgctgggctctgctcccgcacacagtgctgctgtgggcagcctgggccaGGCCTTCCCTGCCTCTGTCATGTCCCTGGGGGGTCGACACCCCAGCCTG GTGGGAGGAGGTCACCCTGAAGACGGGCTGTCCAGCACCCCCAGCATGCTCCACAACCATGTCACACTTCCATCACAGCCCAGCTCACTCCCTGACCTCAACAGGCAGCAGGACACGTACAGTG GCTTGTCAGGGGGGCTGGGGCGAAGCAGCGTCTCCTCGGGAACCAACGAGATaaagagggaagagaaggaggatgAGGAGAACACATCAGTGGCAGATAACTCtgaagaggagaagaaggagCTGAAACCCTCCCGGAATAGAACAAGGTGCTCTTTGAACAG TCaagatgaggatgaggaggacGATCTTCTTCCCCCAGAGCAAAAAGCcgagagagaaagagaaaggagggtCGCCAATAATGCCCGTGAGCGCCTGCGGGTCCGGGACATCAACGAGGCCTTTAAAGAGCTCGGACGCATGTGCCAACTCCACCTAAACAGCGAAAAACCACAGACCAAACTGCTAATCCTCCACCAGGCCGTATCAGTCATACTGAACCTGGAGCAACAAGTTAGAG AGCGCAATCTGAACCCCAAAGCTGCCTGCTTGAAACGTCGGGAAGAGGAGAAAGTATCCGGAGTGGTGGGAGACCCCCAGATGACACTTTCAGCTTCGCATCCTGGTCTCGGAGACGCTCACAACCCCGTTGGACACATGTAA